A section of the Deltaproteobacteria bacterium genome encodes:
- a CDS encoding thioredoxin family protein translates to MRIEVLGPGCKNCETLYENVLKALNQAGLRDKIEVVKIKDIDYFMKKGVFATPGLIFDDQVLSTGRLLTPEQVLERLRAKGLDINLER, encoded by the coding sequence ATGCGCATCGAAGTATTGGGACCGGGATGTAAAAATTGTGAAACCCTTTATGAAAATGTCTTAAAGGCCTTGAACCAGGCCGGGCTTAGGGATAAAATAGAAGTGGTCAAGATCAAGGACATCGATTACTTTATGAAAAAAGGGGTTTTCGCCACCCCGGGCCTTATCTTTGACGACCAGGTCCTATCGACCGGCAGGCTCCTGACACCGGAACAGGTACTGGAACGGTTAAGGGCCAAAGGGCTTGACATAAATCTTGAGAGGTGA